The genomic window CGTCAACGCAATCGCCAGGGTAGCAGACGGAGGAGACTATAACCAGGAAAATGAAAGGATGGAATCGAGGACTCGACACACGAAACCATCCCCGTTAGGAATGCCAGAACTAAAACTTAGAGAAATTACAGAAACAATTCCACGATTCGACGGTTACAACCTCTCGGTATTACAGTTCGCGAGAGCGTGCAAAAGAGCCATGAACCTGTTCCCTGACCATCCTTCTGCTGAGATCGAAGGATTATTGGTACAAAGAATTCCGGCTAAATTGAATGGACACGCTTATTCGGTCACAGAGGACCAAGAGTTATACACGATAGAACAACTAGTGAGTTCTCTAAAAGCAGCATTTCAACCGACTAAATCTGCTAGTCATTATAAAGACCAATTGGCAAATATCTACATGAAGGCCAACGAGTGCGTGGTAGATTATACCGAGAGGATCAAAGAATTAAAACTGGATATTATTGaagaggaaatgaaagaatCCGGCGAATTATTAGACTTCACGCGAAGACGCATTGAGAGCAAGGTACTTGACGCCTTAGAGAATGGATTACCAGAGGAATATGAACTCAGAATGAAGCACGAGAGATATTATGATTTAACGGCCGCGGCTAACGCCCTCCTAAAAATAAGCAGGACCTTGGAGAGAAACCGAGCACGAACTAGCAAGGGAGGACTGAGGGAAGTCGCGAGAATTTAAGTAAttactaaaaaaaagataatttgcACGATATGCAAGGGGATTGACCATATAGCCAAGGATTGTTGAATAAGGATTGCTGACCTTCGTCGAAGTTACAGCGAGACCTCCCTGCCCTCGAGGAAAGGACCACGGGAAGAATCTAGGAATGAACAATAGGCCATCCAGCCCACGGGAACAAAGAACCTGTTACTATTGTAAAAAGGTGGGGCACATACTGAAAGACTGTCGAAGGTTAAAATACGACAGCGAGCATAGAAGTGGGGACAAACGTCCTACCTATAATTCGGGCCGTCGGAGTCCGGAAGATCGGGAATGGAGTTGCCGAAACTCCAATAATTATCGAAGGCCGAGTAGTCGAGGTGACGATTGCCGCAGCCCGTCGCCAAGGTCAAACGAtaacaagaaaagaaggaattcAACTTCGAGCAATCAGGGAAACCTCATGAATGACCCATTGTGGTCAGACAGGAGCGTAACCACCACAGGAAACGCTCACCAACGGACAACCATGCAATCGGCCAAATCAAGCAAAGTGGAGTAATAAATTACAAACCAACTATTAAGGCACCTACGATACGGATTGACGTCAAGGACTTCGGGAAAGGCATTAGATTCATGATCGACACTGGCGCGgaaattaatatcatcaaGAGAGGAGCTATCAaatcaaaaatagaaattgataAAGAGAATGTAATCAAAGTATGCGGTATCATCGATAACCACATTTGAACAGAGGGTTCACTGGTCGCTTATCTTTTCGGGAAGCCAATTCGATTTTATATGGTGGAATCGACCTTTCCAATCGAACAAGTCGGAATTTTAGGAAGCGAGTTCTTGACATCGGTTGGCGTTGACGTAAGCTATATTCAGCAATGTATGAAGGTCGCAAATAAGGAAGTGTCGTTCACAGACAGACAAGTAGTGCGCGTACCGGCAAGGACGAGTGCAGTGTTTCATTGCCGCGTCAAAAACTCTGAAATTAACGAAGGTTACATCCCGCGGGTAGAATCTTTACAGGGCATATACATGGGGATATCTTTACAGGACATATACTAGCCATAGTTAAATACTACCAAGGTCGGGATTATTTCAGGGTGATAAACACCACCAACGAGGATCAAGATATTGTGGTGCCCACCCTGGAATTACAAGCGTTCGAAACACATCAAGACAAACTATCAGATATACCAGGAACTTCAAAAGGGGAAACAACGGCATATGTCGGAACAATCAAAAGTTATCAGAAGAACCATGGTCAAGGTaaccaaagagaaagagacaacaaTAATAGAGCGAAAGAGGTGGAAGCGGGTTACGAttggaatatttaaatgacgaagaaagaaagagtgtcACTAAACTCTTGTCTGCCAGTGCAGACTGCTTTCATCTTCCGGGGAAACAGCTCGAGATAGCATTCAGGTGTTATCTCATaggatcatcatcatcgacgTGATGTCAATACATGTAAAACAATATGGTTTTCCACCCATACATAAGGAAGAAATCAACAGGCAAACTCAGGAACATCAGTGACATCATcctaccatctctctctctctctttacaacTCTCCTATCTGAGTGATCCCCAAAAAGGCTAATTCGAAGGGAAATCCAAAATGGAGACATAGCGCGCCATAGCGCGCATGTTCAGGATTAGATAGTATAGGATTACAGCCTTCTACCCACAGTCTAATGGATCTCTGGAGAGATCTCACCACGTACTTATAGAGTATCTAAAGCAATCCACAGACAAGAAAATGGACTGGGACGATTTGATAGAAATGgctattttctcttataacaCGAGCGTACACGAGGGAACTCGTTATACGCTCTACGAACTCGTTTTCGGAAAACTGGCCAGGGTACTAGCATCAGATCCATCATTAAATGATGAGATGAACCGaacttatttacaatattatatgattttaataaataaaataaataggacACAGGCGGTAGCACGACAAAACCTGATGAGATCCAAGGAAATTTCAAAAAggtattatgataaaaaggCACGGCCATTAACATTAAAGGAAAGGGATAAAGTATTTCTATTAAAGGAACCGACAAACAAATTTGGCAATCAATACACGGGACCTCAACAGATTTTAGAAGTGTTACCCCGAAACAATGTTAGGCTACAGATAGGGAAGCATACTAAagtagtaaatataaataagtaaaggctatctaaaatataataggCTAAAGAGACTGTGTTGCAGAAATCATGGAGCTTCTCGGCATATTAGTAACGCTAATAGGCATCATTGGTAAAGGTGTCTGCCTTCTGGGGTATGTCTGTGGGGGAGCCTCTATGAATATTACAACCATTCCACTGCTGGACACGGGGGAATGCACCACTCCATCACATGCACCGAATGCAACGGAAGTGTATATTCAACTTCTACAATTGGCGGAATATAAACGAACATATGTGTATCAGTACCGAGTAGAGCTGGATAGGACAATCCACTATTGTGGCATGTCATCAAACATCTCTGCTGTGCAGAACGGGAGGAGGGTATATCTCATGCACCTAACAACTGAGGCCTGCAAGGCCGCCTTTAATACCGGCAACATGGGAATAACACCGACTCTGCAGGTATCGGTTTTGCGAGCCAACGTCACAGAATATCGGAGTGCCACACTCGCAGGGTCGATCTCGACAGATGGCAGTATTGCTCAGGGACGCAGTACGCCGATCTTTACTTAGTGGTGCAAGCTTcagtaaaaataaacattaggGAATATTATGCAAcagttaaaataaaacaagacaATGTAGTTCTAAGTAAAGGTACAGTGTGTGTGTTTACGGACGGTACGTGTGTTACcgataaagaaggaaaggcaTTCTGGACGAACAGATCAGATTCATCTTGTAACTTTGAAAATTACAATGTGTTGTACGAAGGACTAGCAACTAAATTGGAAGCGACAAGCAGTACTGAAATATATCCGGATATTTATACTATAACAACACAAGACGTCACGTTCACATTGAAAAAGAGAGCGGAACATCACTTGTGTGGATACACTTTATTACTAAGCGAACACCTGAAACTGTTCATCTTGGAGATGTAGAAGGTAAGTACCTTCGTGTCAAGGACGAAACTGTCAGTTGGAAACCTCGACTTGTTCgcttatataaattcaaaatttgtATACTTAGAGAAACATATGAGAAGCCAGAAGATGGCCTTCTATAGTGACGTCATCAAACAGAAATGCGAGTTGGAAAACGAGGTGCTTAAGAACGCATTAGCCCTGGCGACTCTTCGTCCAGATGAGTTCGCCTGTACCATTAAGAGGAGGGTATATGGCTGTAGTTAAAACCGGAACTATCAAGGAATACAATGCGTTATTTCCACCGATGTATTATTTGAAGGGCAGTTGGTACAGACTAACACCAAAACCTGTGGAGGTGCTCTCTCCTCAAATACTCCAACCATTAACAAAGCCATCATGGAAATACGTGAATACGAAAATTTGCCGAAGACTTTCCTAAGACTTTAAGCTCGCTCGAAAACTTAATTTGTGCTATTAGTAAGCTCGCCGAAAATTGACTGTCATGTTGTTACGCTCTCGCTCAATCGAGTCCCAAAAGGCATCGCTGCGCATGTTCATCGCTCGCTCGTCTGCCCATTCACATAGGCGTTATTCGAAGCAAAGGTAGCGTGATGGCAGGTAAACGTCCTTTCGTCACCTTTTCCGAGAATTTGCTTGGTCGATGTTTATTGCCTGATGTAGTTACAAGAATCCTTAGCCTCTAGAATGCGGTTTTTGCTGGATATAATTCCGAGAGAGGCATTATTATAGCTGTGAATAATTCTTAGAACGCTAGATCATGGAACTCGCAATCAACGGATGTCATTTCGCCATTTGCGATACAGGTCTCTTAAGTCTATTgtttgtctttattattttacgtattaAAATTACAGAAGTATTTTCTTTGTCAATAAATCGTTACATAAAGATTTTCAACCGATGAGTACTAATACTTTTTCGCGTGTATGGTTATTGTTTAACATATGATTACGTAGTTTccgttatatataaattattaacatagAGTTTTGACtgctaattatatatatttattttttcttgcttaCTTGTTTAATTGCGTATatgcattataatatattgaatgaGGAAAGCTTTCCTTCCGCCTTATGTTAATGGTAACGATTCAcccgtattatattattttaagtatCTTAATTAAAGTTACAAATTATCATGAATACTAATGTTTCTTAGAATAGAGTTACCTATAgtaagattataaaattaccgacgGTAAAATTACCGATAGTAGAATTACAGAGTTACCGACGATAGATTTACTGACTGTAAAgttatcgattatataattatcgatagtaCAATTACCGACCTTGTGTCTTTTagtttaataatcttttatcattGATGGATGAGTCCTGACACGTCGTCAGACGGCGGTgtgataatatttacatacgtacatattccatatatacatatgggtGTACCATTGGCTCTATCGATCgtgtccctttcttttcttggtattttattcatatattcattGCCGTCGGAGGTATTACGAGCGTAgtcaaatgaaaatagaatgaTAAAAGATGATTGAGTTGAACGGCGGCAACGCGGCTTGATATAGAATTCTAATAATAGAGATAGAACATCGATTTTATGTTCACAACATGTTGAACAAACGTATTCTTAACAACGTTATTAACATAAACAATAATTCGACGGAATTTATGATATCTTATTCGCCGAAGTATTAACTCTTttcatctattattttatttattaatttttctaatcggtacaagttttaattaatttttacgagttatttcttttgtacaaatttttatttaaaaatttcacatAGGATCTTTTTGTCTTGTCGAAGCATATTTCATGTACCTTCTATACGATATTATAccgtagatacatatgtacgatcaatttttgttattgataattaaagcATGAATGAAATtgacagaaaaaaattacataccaattcatgaatatttatttggaGATTAAACGattgtaaaaggaaagaaatgaatgtgtaaataaataaataaaaaaataaataatagcaaaaggaagaaaaaatacgacGAAGATATGTCAGTACGATCGAAATACAAGGCGATCGAGTAGAAACTGGAGATAAAAGAACTCGAATGAAAACGGAGAAATATCTAAATTGGGAAATCGTgtagttttccttttttttctctcctctctctcccttttacaTTTTCGTACTTTAGCGCTTTGTATCCCTTTTCGATCATTGTCTTATCGTCCAGATGAAAATCTTTGAACTTTTTGAACGTTTCATGATAATCGCCTTTGCTATGATCCTTTAATCTCTCCACCACTTTATTCTCCATctccctcccactctctctctctctctttctctctcttttacatgcAAACATATACATTAAACCAGTGTAAAGCAGATATAGATAGTGAAGCAAGAACTTCGATGAATTTCAAATATCTTCGTtctattttagaaatatttagagAACTTGAATTTAGAAAACTTTGTTTtagaaataagtaataatgttCTTTACAAGTGTATATTGATAAAGGATATATGCAAGtcaattgttatttttcattttggtttgaatttttttcttctttttttttcttttttttcttgtcatccgaattttatttcatctggGATAATTTCtgattttgatttattcgTCTAATTcctcattttttataaaaaagaaaaaagattaataaataaagaataatattaatccaCTACGCATACATATGTGAATagacataaaattattaattcaagagatatattttaagaatttaatttagaGGATCAGACCACACAGAGCGTTCGAAAAATGAGCTTATTCTTAAAAACGTTTAAACTCAAGGTATTTttaaggaatattttttatttttggctGGATGCTAGTTTATAGTTTAAACAACctcttttacaaaaattattgaaaagtattaataaatacaaacgcACGTCGCTGACTAGAAGCAGATCTTTGTAATAACtcttatgaaaaaagaaaaattatattttcgtattcGTGAATGTTGTGGCTATAAAGTAGCATACGGATTTTTTTACCTTGAGAAATGAGCGGTGAATGAACGAAATACTGTTTTTGTGTGTGTACTGCTTGTAGAATATTGTGTCTGTAATAGTTGTCAATGACGAGAAAACGTCTTAATTCTTCTACAGTTTCAAGTTTTTTGTAGTTCAGCTTTACCAAATGTGCATTTGTTGATGCTAATACTGAGTGAGCGATATTTTAGACGCTCGAAGACAATGTGTAAGTGTTTTTCGTGGTCTTGTTGGTTTTTCGACATGACTAGTATGTCATGAATATAGATGAAAACCAAGTTTCCATCTCGGAAGATAGTGTCTATGTACTGTTGAAATATTTGAGTCGCATTCTTGAAATCAAATGACATTAGTAAGTATTCATGGAGGTCCCGGGGAGTAATAATATTAGGTgaaccggaaagtaatgtcgtttctgcccATGTCGAAATTTGATTGTCATTTGTCAGCTCATTGTGTACTTCGAAGTCGTGTCAAAGACATTTTAAggttattgtaaataattaaatattagacttttttttgcaatttggGGTGAAATGGCCAGCCAAATACCAGAAGAGCATATCCGGCATTGTATGCTTTTTGAGTTTCGCAAGAGTAGTAACGCAACAGTTGCAACCACAAACATTTGCGATGTTTATCCAAATGCATTAAACGTTCGTAAATGCCAAAGATGGTTCTCTGTACTTAATCTGGTAATTTTGGTCTCTCTGACTCCTATCGATCAGGAAGACCAACAATATTAGACAACGACATGTTAAGGGCAGAAGTGGAAGCAAATTCATGTCAGACAATCGAGGAACTCTCAAACACCCTTAACCAACCTTGGTCGATCATCCAAGAATATTTGCAGcagattagaaaaataaacagagCAGGTGTTTGGGTCCACCATAATCTGTCCGAAGAGAACAAAGCCAACCGATCCATCACATGCAACGTATTGCTTCAACGACACCATACAGAACCGTTTTTTGATCGTTTGATCACCGGAGACAAAAAATGAGTCCTATATGATAATCCAAAACGCATAAGGCAGTGGCTCTCTCCAAATGAATTACCACGAAGTACTGCGAAGCCGGGTTTACATCCCCAAAAAGGCGCTTCTGTGTGTTTGGTGGAGTATACGCGGAATTGTTCATTTTGAAGCGCTGAAACCTGGACAAACTGTTAGTGCAGATCTTTATTGTAAACAATTGGATCGAGTGAACCAATCTTTAATCGAAAAGTATCCGGCGATTGTCGACAGAAAAGGTGTTATTCTGTAACACGACAATGCAAGACCACACTGTGCAAGACAAACCttggaaaaaattaatgaattggGGTGGGAGGTACTGCCTCACCCAACATACTCGCCCGATATCACACCTTCAGATTTACATTTATTCCGATCGCTACATTTTCTTAGTggcaaaaaatttgaaaatttggaTAATGTCCAAAATGCCATCTCGAGGTATTTTACTCAAAAACCAATTGATTTCTATCGGTCCGTCATTGAAAATTTGCACACTAGACGGCAAGAGGTTGTTGATAACGAAGGTGATTacattattgattataaataaaaatttgttacaaatttattcttttgaatttaatttaagaaagcgacattactttccggtccacctatatgaaagatatttttatagctgttaatgataattatttgcgCTAATGATATTACTACTTTCATTCTAATTTCTactaaatcaatattttttgagACATCCACTACTGTTATATGTTTAATAGCACTCGATTTAATTTGATTGCCTTTTATATTTGTGcctataaaaaattttcattgtaatttgtcattttttaaattttttgattgtatttaaattttgactgtgcaatttttttcattgttcatGAAAAGGATAATTGCTATATGATGattgtattgtatattttctgAGCGatcattaaaaacaatataaaagatatgttCGTTGTTCTTTATAAAGATTTCtgttaaagattttttttaattgtcgcGATAAATTTCCTCGTTTTATATCCTAcatcatattattaaaattcatatttgtaTGGCCTATGTGTATGcacgaataaataatgtacCTTGAACGTTTCATACGACTACGTTCCGTGATcatgtttgtttatttcagaatgaaacaaaattgcatatttatatgaattgagcaataatacgaattatatcagtaaaggaatatttattaataatggtAACTTTATATAACTTACCTATTATTAGTCGCTTTACAcgatatattttgtttgtgcgtacatacaaacaaaattaattttttgatattcttaatattcatttatgtgaacttttcaaaaatgcggtataaaataattttgtaagtatacaatttgtaaattctttaataaattatatgacatCAACGAAGAAGAGATTTTCGACTTTTCAAGGAATTATGTTGTATACtattaattaaagattaattttatttaatgaatgaaaaaggatctttatttataggataaattcattataacattttttaaaacatttaggcgattataaaaaaaattaatgcaaATTATAAGAGTACTATGAGACTAACAGTACTTTACACGATAGTTTCTGGTTTCGTGAAGACCGGTTTTAGAGTttacgaatttatttcaaacattCGTTTAATTTTGAATCAGTGGGCCTAACGGAGTAAGCTAGGCTAATTTTATTggtattttgttaataatgatttttatgtataaagaaaaaaaaatataaaagatgattTATTTGCACTCTTTTGACATTtcctaatctttttttttttattttatcacacaaaatattaataaataagatgaattatgaaagattatgaaataatagttCCTTTTGtacagaaaattattattttagaaataatagttgtaaaaaaattttttacaataagaaatataatcatatttctCCGAAATGTGTTGTGTTATTCACTATTGGAGCAAACACttgaagaaattgaaatatattctcgTGAAATTTGCTATGCCTTTGTActtgaaatttcaattattcgagttaaaagaagaaaaaaacacttCATACGTAGCACTTGAACTTTAGTCAGTAACCATtgttttttccattaaatcCACTGacatcaaattaattatacgttatgagtatataaattataagtaaAACTTTATAATGAACAACCATAAATGTTtagtctttctttccttttcttgacaaaattatactttaaagactttctatttcaaaaaaaaaaaattgacgcTTTATTTCAgttccattcttttttatgttagAATTACGTATTatgatataagaaatttatatttaactttgtaatactttcaattaaataattgtatgtaGTTTTATACCAGAGTATTTGGGTAACAACAATTtggttttattaaatataagaaataataagtttTCTATTATCTTGCGAGATATACAAAATTTCTCTCATCTGTACATTCAATACTCGGTGTTCGATAAAAACTTAACAACTCCGCTCTGTTCTCTTTCGCTTCGTTCTCTTCGCACGCATATCTagttttttatatcgattatcatttctctctttacttatTAACCTTTATTTTAGTATCTTTTAGCATGCATGTTCAGACAAAGTGCGACTTGACTTCATTTAATCTCCGCTCGTGTATAGACATCCATATATTATTACACTTCACTATTCCTGGGATTACACCTAAATTATCATTCCTTTGACAttcacatacacgcacatattATCCTAATCCTAGATAATTGTTTACATATTacacatattttatttgaatatttttcttcaatacttattgacattaaattatatgtatattctatgctttattattattttggacAAGTCACATGAGATAAGattcttaaatataatgatacttGTTTATAATGacattagaaaatgaaaaaagacaaCATATATAATAAGGTGGAGgacttttaaattaattaaatggtgaattataatcatatatgcatatacgagGGTAG from Vespa velutina chromosome 18, iVesVel2.1, whole genome shotgun sequence includes these protein-coding regions:
- the LOC124955540 gene encoding histone-lysine N-methyltransferase SETMAR-like produces the protein MASQIPEEHIRHCMLFEFRKSSNATVATTNICDVYPNALNVRRPTILDNDMLRAEVEANSCQTIEELSNTLNQPWSIIQEYLQQIRKINRAGVWVHHNLSEENKANRSITCNVLLQRHHTEPFFDRLITGDKK